In the genome of Spirochaetia bacterium, one region contains:
- a CDS encoding Gfo/Idh/MocA family oxidoreductase produces the protein MKKIRTAIIGCGKVAASHAQAYQDIPASEFTAVCDVDERRVHGFAQGHGVKGYTSITKMIEDEGIEAVSVCTPHPIHVKACVEAASCGCNVIVEKPFAVNKADCDAMIEAGEKNNVLIGTVFQRRFYAPCQRIKKAIVDGKIGKPVLGNVTMLGWRDKRYYASDPWRGTWKGEAGGVLPTQACHQLDLLLWFMDSDIAEVYGTWRNFNHPYIEVEDTAIAVIKFKNGAVATVTASNSQNPALFGKVRISGDNGATVGVQTDGGAMFIAGMTPITESPYNDIWTVDGEEGCLDLWKKEDHDRFFKNDPTEHYHRLQIEDFIHAVIEKRSPLVSGIDGRKSAELMQAIYQSSKLDRPVKFPLEF, from the coding sequence ATGAAAAAAATCAGAACTGCCATTATTGGCTGTGGTAAGGTCGCGGCTTCCCATGCCCAGGCATACCAGGACATTCCTGCTTCTGAATTCACTGCTGTATGCGATGTGGACGAAAGAAGAGTACATGGATTTGCCCAGGGCCATGGGGTAAAAGGCTATACAAGCATTACCAAGATGATTGAAGACGAAGGAATTGAAGCCGTCAGTGTCTGTACTCCGCATCCTATACATGTCAAAGCATGTGTTGAAGCTGCAAGTTGTGGTTGCAACGTAATAGTCGAAAAACCTTTTGCAGTGAACAAGGCTGATTGTGATGCGATGATTGAAGCAGGCGAAAAAAACAATGTTCTTATCGGAACTGTTTTCCAAAGAAGGTTTTATGCCCCATGTCAAAGGATAAAAAAGGCAATTGTGGATGGAAAGATCGGCAAACCGGTCCTGGGAAATGTAACAATGCTGGGATGGCGGGATAAAAGATATTATGCATCTGACCCATGGCGTGGTACGTGGAAAGGAGAAGCTGGAGGAGTTCTGCCGACACAGGCCTGCCATCAATTGGATTTGCTTCTTTGGTTCATGGATTCCGATATTGCTGAAGTATACGGGACATGGAGGAATTTCAACCATCCGTATATTGAAGTAGAGGATACTGCCATAGCTGTCATAAAATTCAAGAATGGAGCGGTTGCAACAGTGACGGCAAGCAACTCACAGAATCCTGCACTGTTTGGGAAAGTCCGGATAAGTGGTGATAATGGTGCAACGGTAGGTGTCCAGACAGATGGTGGCGCTATGTTCATTGCTGGTATGACTCCAATTACTGAATCTCCTTACAATGATATCTGGACCGTAGATGGTGAAGAAGGTTGCCTTGATTTATGGAAAAAAGAAGACCATGACAGGTTTTTCAAAAATGATCCTACAGAGCATTATCACAGGTTGCAAATTGAAGATTTTATCCATGCAGTGATTGAAAAACGTAGTCCGCTGGTAAGTGGTATTGATGGAAGGAAGTCTGCAGAACTGATGCAGGCAATTTATCAGAGTTCAAAATTAGATAGACCAGTGAAATTTCCTCTGGAATTTTGA
- a CDS encoding TRAP transporter small permease — MRKFIEYSKRLLEIVCGILLIALTIVIFAQVFSRFVLHHSFAWAEEASIYMMIWMVFLGTSVNVLKESNIRIDFFIRLFPESVQKIIGIVSDLICIGFIAILCRQSFLIVKLNLHNLAAGIKIPIAVMYAGFSVSAIIMVLYFLIRIGVCLKHFPKAKCKGQVEIND; from the coding sequence ATGAGGAAGTTCATCGAGTATTCCAAAAGGCTATTGGAAATTGTCTGCGGTATCCTGCTGATTGCATTGACAATTGTAATCTTTGCCCAGGTATTCAGCAGATTTGTCTTACATCATTCTTTTGCATGGGCAGAAGAAGCTTCCATTTACATGATGATTTGGATGGTCTTCCTGGGAACTTCAGTAAATGTCCTAAAAGAATCAAATATCCGTATTGATTTCTTCATTCGACTTTTTCCTGAAAGTGTCCAGAAAATCATTGGCATCGTATCAGATCTGATTTGTATCGGCTTCATTGCAATACTGTGCCGACAATCATTTTTGATTGTAAAATTGAATCTGCATAATTTGGCAGCAGGAATCAAGATACCAATTGCGGTCATGTATGCAGGATTCTCAGTAAGTGCAATCATAATGGTTTTGTATTTTCTGATTCGAATAGGTGTCTGTCTCAAACATTTCCCAAAAGCCAAGTGTAAAGGTCAGGTAGAAATAAATGATTAG
- a CDS encoding TRAP transporter large permease, with the protein MISVLFITLLVMLIIGVPVGFSVMICCMSFLMADGTTPLVIVAQKMVDGIGSFTYLAMPLFIFSGNLMIYGSTPRLMKFANLLLHRVPGGLGAAGIGACGLFGCVSGSGVATTAAIGSVVGPEMISKGYDKGYTASIIAASGTLGGIIPPSITLVLYAVATNLSIGNMLLCGFVPSMLCVVGFIFLNVIISKRRGYGVGSEGDYNYTGKEKLKIIGDAVLPLFTPLIILGSVLFGIATATESAVVATVYAAILSICVYKELGLKQFFKAAEESAISAASIMIIISAASPFGWIMTSKNVTSAMAQFIMKISSEPLVVYSLIIVLLIFLGTFMEGLSTIAVLSPMLLPIVQNYGMNPYHFGILIAIATCIGSCTPPMATCLFTSCRTLKLEVSDTFPDIFIVCGYFIIMEFILLLVPQITTFILNFV; encoded by the coding sequence ATGATTAGTGTACTTTTTATAACTTTGTTGGTCATGTTGATCATTGGAGTCCCTGTCGGATTTTCCGTCATGATCTGTTGCATGAGCTTTTTGATGGCTGATGGAACGACTCCGTTGGTAATTGTTGCCCAAAAAATGGTTGATGGTATCGGTTCCTTTACTTATCTTGCAATGCCGTTGTTTATTTTTTCAGGAAATCTGATGATTTATGGAAGTACGCCCCGATTGATGAAATTTGCCAATTTGCTTCTTCATCGTGTTCCTGGTGGTTTGGGCGCAGCAGGAATCGGTGCATGTGGATTGTTCGGATGTGTTTCAGGTTCCGGAGTTGCTACGACAGCAGCAATTGGTTCAGTTGTCGGGCCGGAGATGATCAGTAAAGGCTATGATAAAGGATATACGGCTTCCATTATTGCTGCATCAGGCACACTTGGAGGTATCATACCTCCTAGTATTACGCTGGTACTGTATGCAGTTGCCACAAATCTGTCAATTGGAAACATGTTGCTCTGTGGATTTGTTCCGAGCATGCTGTGTGTGGTCGGTTTCATTTTCCTCAATGTGATAATCTCGAAACGAAGAGGATACGGGGTTGGCTCTGAGGGTGATTACAATTATACGGGCAAAGAAAAACTTAAGATCATCGGAGACGCCGTTTTACCTTTGTTTACGCCATTGATTATTCTTGGGAGCGTATTGTTTGGAATTGCTACTGCTACTGAATCAGCAGTCGTGGCAACTGTCTATGCAGCAATCCTTTCAATATGTGTATACAAGGAACTGGGACTTAAACAATTCTTCAAAGCTGCAGAGGAGAGTGCTATATCTGCAGCATCCATCATGATTATCATTTCTGCTGCTTCACCTTTCGGTTGGATTATGACTTCAAAGAATGTAACTTCAGCAATGGCACAGTTCATTATGAAGATAAGTTCTGAACCTTTGGTGGTGTATAGCCTGATAATTGTACTGTTGATTTTTTTGGGTACGTTCATGGAAGGTCTGAGTACCATTGCAGTCCTTTCTCCGATGTTGCTTCCGATCGTGCAGAATTATGGTATGAATCCTTATCATTTTGGTATCCTCATTGCAATCGCTACTTGCATTGGTTCCTGTACGCCACCCATGGCTACCTGTTTGTTTACTTCTTGTAGAACGCTGAAACTGGAAGTGTCAGATACCTTCCCTGATATTTTTATAGTCTGCGGATATTTCATCATTATGGAATTCATTCTTCTATTGGTACCGCAGATTACGACATTTATCCTGAATTTCGTTTGA
- a CDS encoding sugar phosphate isomerase/epimerase, which yields MKLGFNEATGMGCSDLETDIRLCWKAGFDYLEIRLDMLHDYLLTGTFDDLRSLLEKYPIKPHALNAVYIDSGLITSYQDSQLQLNELLAQFQHVCSEAKEIGSNYVIVVPPLEKTDFSTLFRIDWKTVCKKCTDILKWMSDIACRYSVNICFEPVGAPKSSVRSIAQANMIINLVNRLNVGFVLDAYNLYMYHMSSDYGDIATLPPEKIFAVHINNADAVKPSLEARRFCDSGVIDLGFFLSEIKKKNYQGMVSIETFRPEYWEMTPEIVINRAYQTTHEILEHYQCM from the coding sequence ATGAAGCTTGGTTTCAATGAAGCGACAGGAATGGGCTGTTCGGACTTGGAGACAGATATTCGCTTATGCTGGAAAGCTGGATTCGATTATCTTGAAATCCGTTTGGATATGCTGCATGACTATTTGCTTACTGGTACATTTGATGATTTACGGTCTTTATTGGAAAAATATCCGATCAAGCCCCATGCGTTGAATGCTGTATATATTGACTCTGGTTTGATCACGTCATACCAAGACTCTCAGTTGCAGCTCAATGAGTTGTTGGCACAGTTTCAACATGTTTGTTCCGAAGCAAAGGAAATAGGCTCAAACTATGTAATTGTCGTGCCTCCCTTGGAAAAGACAGATTTTTCTACGCTTTTTAGGATTGATTGGAAAACTGTTTGTAAGAAATGTACCGACATACTCAAATGGATGTCAGATATAGCTTGCAGATATTCGGTGAATATTTGCTTTGAACCTGTCGGAGCGCCTAAAAGCAGCGTTCGGTCAATTGCCCAGGCGAATATGATCATCAACTTGGTAAACAGGCTTAATGTCGGTTTTGTACTGGATGCATATAACCTCTATATGTACCACATGTCGAGTGACTATGGTGATATCGCAACGTTGCCGCCGGAAAAAATCTTTGCTGTCCATATCAACAATGCAGATGCAGTCAAGCCAAGCCTTGAAGCTAGACGCTTTTGTGATTCAGGAGTAATTGATTTGGGCTTTTTCTTGTCTGAAATCAAGAAGAAAAACTATCAGGGTATGGTTTCTATTGAAACATTCAGGCCGGAATACTGGGAAATGACACCAGAAATCGTCATCAACAGAGCCTATCAGACGACCCATGAGATTTTGGAACATTACCAATGTATGTAG
- a CDS encoding FadR family transcriptional regulator — protein sequence MKFNTVKKTTLVDEIISVIIRMVDERILSPGDKLTSERELALQLGISRTSLREALKSLAFVKIVEIHPGYGTYLTSDTKLLNEFIAKYNLYVVINSIDYQKAYECRKICEADVAYLAALRATSDDLDLLENSLRIQKELLDKEDTKQYQLEDLRFHKLIARSTHNEILYNQTAICLKHLVKHFLPIANAWETYKDHQAIYDAIKNKEPEKAKGNATIHLQNIGHNLDIITQLNK from the coding sequence ATGAAGTTTAATACTGTCAAGAAAACAACACTTGTAGATGAAATTATATCTGTCATCATTCGTATGGTAGATGAAAGGATTCTGTCCCCAGGTGATAAACTTACAAGTGAACGTGAGCTTGCCCTGCAACTTGGCATCAGCAGGACTTCTCTCCGTGAAGCCTTGAAATCCTTGGCTTTTGTAAAAATTGTTGAAATACATCCGGGATATGGAACATACTTGACCAGTGATACAAAACTTCTCAATGAATTCATTGCAAAGTATAACTTGTATGTGGTAATCAACAGCATCGACTACCAGAAGGCATACGAGTGCCGTAAGATCTGTGAAGCCGATGTAGCTTACCTGGCAGCGCTCAGGGCGACTTCGGATGATCTTGATTTACTTGAGAATTCCTTGCGAATCCAAAAAGAACTGCTAGACAAAGAAGACACAAAACAATATCAACTTGAAGATTTACGTTTCCATAAGCTCATAGCAAGAAGTACCCATAATGAGATATTGTATAACCAGACTGCTATCTGTCTGAAACATCTGGTAAAACATTTCCTTCCAATTGCCAATGCATGGGAAACCTATAAGGATCACCAGGCCATCTATGATGCAATCAAGAATAAAGAGCCTGAAAAAGCAAAAGGAAATGCCACCATACATTTGCAAAATATCGGCCATAATTTGGACATTATCACCCAGTTGAACAAATAG
- a CDS encoding MurR/RpiR family transcriptional regulator, which yields MISAIYAIKSNLPNFTKKERQVADYILMHPQDSVNPSIEELARNIGISQTTLVRFVKKLGFPGYQAFRIALAKESTTDSQQLFEIEITGKQSVSNLVFNHTIKILEETYKLIDPQAIKKVAQRIAQSKSVFLFGLGGSNIAARDAFHKFIRSGIPCQFAEDFHMQLMLASQAGTDDVGLVFSHTGSNYDILSLSEELKSHGCYIIAFTSYPSSPLAKMADISFTDSLFHSNIVAEAFTSNIAYSTIVNILYVEIMQILGKRGMNNLNKMREAIAKRKS from the coding sequence ATGATCAGTGCCATCTATGCAATAAAAAGTAATTTACCTAATTTCACTAAAAAAGAAAGGCAAGTCGCCGATTATATTCTTATGCATCCTCAAGACTCGGTTAATCCAAGCATTGAAGAGTTAGCAAGAAATATCGGCATCAGTCAAACAACCCTGGTACGTTTTGTGAAAAAACTCGGATTTCCTGGTTACCAGGCTTTCCGTATTGCATTGGCAAAAGAATCCACAACAGATTCCCAGCAACTTTTTGAAATAGAAATAACAGGCAAGCAAAGTGTTTCCAACCTTGTGTTCAACCATACTATAAAAATACTTGAGGAAACCTACAAGTTGATAGATCCTCAGGCTATCAAAAAAGTTGCACAGCGAATTGCACAAAGCAAATCAGTATTCCTGTTTGGATTGGGAGGTTCCAATATTGCTGCCAGAGACGCATTTCATAAATTCATACGAAGTGGAATTCCCTGCCAATTTGCGGAGGACTTCCATATGCAATTAATGCTTGCATCACAGGCCGGAACTGATGATGTAGGACTGGTGTTCAGCCATACAGGTTCAAATTATGATATACTTTCACTTTCGGAAGAATTAAAATCACACGGTTGTTACATCATAGCCTTTACAAGTTATCCATCCTCTCCCCTTGCAAAAATGGCTGATATTTCTTTCACGGACAGTCTGTTCCATAGCAATATCGTAGCTGAAGCTTTTACTTCAAATATCGCTTACTCCACTATAGTAAACATATTATATGTTGAAATAATGCAGATATTGGGTAAAAGAGGTATGAATAATCTAAACAAAATGAGAGAAGCCATAGCCAAGAGAAAAAGCTGA
- the dctP gene encoding TRAP transporter substrate-binding protein DctP produces MKKLFTCFLIALLGMSVVVAQGKTESTKNISSSQRRVIKIAHANGTTWPGHKGLVKMKEVLDSDPNCDITIEILPNGVLGGENEVLQQVILGTTDASLLTGLGFWQGMDERTAVDEMPFFFTTKEQARNAYDGRFGNRIKAILDATGVKTINFWESGFRHFTNNIRPIVKPEDMKGIKFRSYQGEYRMAMFKALGATAVPMALTEVFAALQQGTVDGQENPLPMIEANKFYEVQKYLSLSGHIYNTSTLIINPKLWNSLSDEDKKAFNTAAQAGCKECRNLMDEEDRTIIEKFKAAGMQVNEVDKAAFAKAMQPIYDKYINACGDELIKLGQEYTK; encoded by the coding sequence ATGAAAAAGCTTTTTACTTGTTTTTTGATTGCGCTGTTAGGAATGTCTGTCGTAGTTGCACAAGGTAAAACCGAATCTACGAAAAACATTTCCTCTTCACAGAGAAGGGTAATAAAGATTGCCCATGCAAATGGAACGACATGGCCTGGGCATAAGGGACTTGTGAAAATGAAAGAGGTGCTCGATTCAGATCCAAATTGTGACATTACCATTGAAATCCTTCCGAATGGAGTTCTTGGCGGTGAAAATGAAGTGCTCCAACAAGTAATCCTTGGAACAACTGATGCTTCTCTTCTTACAGGATTAGGTTTCTGGCAAGGAATGGATGAGAGGACTGCGGTTGATGAAATGCCTTTCTTTTTTACGACAAAGGAGCAAGCCAGAAACGCCTATGATGGTAGATTCGGTAATCGAATAAAGGCGATACTCGATGCAACAGGTGTAAAAACCATTAATTTCTGGGAATCAGGGTTCAGACATTTTACAAACAATATAAGACCGATAGTGAAGCCTGAAGATATGAAGGGCATCAAATTCAGATCATATCAAGGGGAATATCGTATGGCTATGTTCAAAGCTTTAGGAGCTACGGCCGTACCTATGGCTTTGACTGAAGTTTTTGCTGCACTTCAGCAAGGGACTGTTGACGGGCAGGAGAATCCACTTCCGATGATTGAGGCCAACAAATTCTATGAGGTCCAAAAATATCTTTCTCTGTCAGGGCATATCTATAATACCTCTACGCTGATTATCAATCCAAAATTATGGAATTCTCTTTCTGACGAAGACAAGAAAGCTTTCAATACAGCTGCTCAGGCCGGTTGCAAGGAATGCAGAAACCTGATGGATGAAGAAGACAGGACTATCATCGAAAAATTCAAGGCTGCAGGAATGCAGGTCAATGAAGTAGATAAGGCTGCTTTTGCAAAAGCAATGCAACCCATATATGACAAGTACATCAATGCCTGCGGTGATGAACTTATAAAATTAGGTCAGGAATATACCAAATAA